From a single Planctellipticum variicoloris genomic region:
- a CDS encoding MBL fold metallo-hydrolase — protein sequence MAILHHFNGGTLHAPPQPRAACHCVLIEDPCGLALVETGIGLLDVAAPLERIGQPLIDMAGFQFQESETAVRQIEKLGFRGEDVTQIVLTHIDPDHAGGLADFPQATIHVSDEELAHLGTGHWRYLPQHFTHGPNWKGYGASADRWFGLESRRLSLGFDAEVLMIPLFGHTLGHCGVAIQQGSRWVLHVGDAYYLRAELATDDHPVSALAAERADDDRLRRSSLAQLRRLARDHGAEIEMFGYHDFSEFPVGVL from the coding sequence ATGGCGATCCTGCACCATTTCAACGGCGGCACCCTGCACGCTCCGCCGCAACCCAGAGCTGCGTGCCACTGCGTTCTGATTGAAGATCCCTGCGGCCTGGCGCTCGTCGAAACCGGGATCGGGCTGCTGGACGTCGCGGCGCCGCTGGAACGGATCGGGCAGCCGCTGATCGATATGGCCGGCTTTCAATTCCAGGAGAGCGAGACCGCAGTCCGGCAGATCGAAAAGCTCGGTTTCCGGGGCGAGGACGTGACTCAGATCGTGCTGACTCACATCGATCCGGACCATGCCGGAGGGCTGGCCGACTTTCCGCAGGCCACGATTCATGTCTCCGACGAGGAATTGGCCCATCTCGGGACCGGACACTGGCGCTATCTGCCGCAGCACTTCACGCATGGTCCGAACTGGAAGGGGTACGGGGCATCGGCCGATCGCTGGTTCGGCCTTGAGTCCCGCAGGTTGTCGCTGGGTTTCGACGCCGAGGTTCTGATGATTCCGCTCTTCGGGCACACGCTCGGACACTGCGGCGTCGCCATCCAGCAGGGGTCGCGATGGGTCCTGCACGTCGGAGATGCATACTACCTGCGGGCCGAACTTGCCACGGACGACCATCCAGTCTCGGCCCTGGCTGCGGAACGGGCCGACGACGACCGGCTCAGGCGATCCAGTCTGGCGCAACTGCGCCGACTTGCCCGGGACCACGGCGCGGAGATTGAGATGTTCGGCTATCACGACTTCTCGGAGTTCCCCGTCGGCGTTCTCTGA
- a CDS encoding GNAT family N-acetyltransferase: MLTRITIHHVEMTSPDQLVPARPAKLAYLLMQAQRPSPAFNRFLYTAVGGDWRWTMRLEWTWEKWMAWLDRPELETWVAYVDGTPAGYCEMELQPKETVEIVSFGLLPQFIGQGLGGALLTDCVRRAWQFGGRRVWLHTCSLDAPHALAAYRARGFREFETEVVEGGVPERAIGPWVGAHGDVPS; this comes from the coding sequence ATGCTGACCCGCATCACGATCCACCACGTCGAAATGACCTCCCCGGACCAGCTTGTTCCGGCCCGGCCGGCGAAGCTGGCGTACCTGCTGATGCAGGCGCAACGCCCCAGCCCGGCGTTCAACCGATTTCTCTACACGGCGGTCGGGGGCGACTGGCGGTGGACGATGCGGCTGGAGTGGACGTGGGAGAAGTGGATGGCCTGGCTCGATCGGCCGGAGCTGGAGACGTGGGTCGCGTACGTGGATGGGACGCCGGCCGGGTATTGCGAGATGGAGCTGCAGCCGAAAGAGACGGTCGAGATCGTATCGTTCGGCCTCCTGCCGCAGTTCATCGGCCAGGGACTGGGCGGGGCGCTGCTGACGGACTGCGTGCGGCGGGCGTGGCAGTTTGGCGGCCGGCGGGTCTGGCTGCATACCTGCTCGCTGGATGCGCCGCATGCGCTGGCGGCATATCGGGCCCGCGGGTTCCGGGAGTTTGAGACGGAAGTGGTGGAGGGCGGGGTGCCGGAAAGGGCGATTGGGCCGTGGGTGGGGGCGCACGGAGACGTGCCGTCGTAG
- a CDS encoding DUF2971 domain-containing protein — protein sequence MPYRSHDDLEIPPDETVIWRYLSFDKFMSMMTTRTLWFSHPAKFDDKWEGWYPFMKLPAESEWSSEDEHRRVRQRIAEGHDRNRDQVLINCWQKAEHESSIMWRAYTPQGQGVAIRSTVGAFKKALDDAVENVHFGNVRYVDYSTDLAERWKRMPIFYVKQPQFEGESEFRATISRFSASNPGQIPSWDVTKVHDGIGVKVDLQKLLEGVVISPGCWNRWHTIIELAVQHAGVDSGTVEASSLDREHQYAEFVEPNRQAAAVKDAFDVVAQWLQEESFFPEIDRYRLAFIVRACRDFIGAERIAGVDYRNREESEWQKAAEKALSELKASDSSGR from the coding sequence ATGCCGTACCGCTCCCACGATGACTTGGAGATTCCTCCCGATGAAACCGTCATTTGGAGATATCTGAGTTTCGACAAGTTCATGTCGATGATGACGACGCGAACCTTGTGGTTTTCGCATCCAGCGAAGTTCGACGACAAGTGGGAAGGCTGGTATCCGTTCATGAAACTTCCCGCTGAGTCGGAGTGGTCCAGTGAGGATGAGCATCGCAGGGTGCGTCAGCGGATCGCGGAGGGGCATGACCGGAATCGCGATCAGGTCTTGATTAACTGTTGGCAAAAGGCAGAACACGAATCATCGATAATGTGGAGGGCCTATACGCCGCAAGGACAGGGAGTCGCGATTCGTTCAACCGTCGGGGCGTTTAAGAAAGCCCTTGATGATGCAGTTGAGAATGTTCATTTTGGCAATGTCCGTTACGTCGATTATTCGACGGACCTCGCCGAACGTTGGAAAAGAATGCCTATTTTCTACGTAAAGCAGCCGCAGTTTGAAGGAGAATCGGAGTTTCGAGCGACGATTTCGCGATTCTCTGCTTCGAATCCCGGACAGATTCCGAGTTGGGATGTGACCAAGGTTCACGACGGAATTGGCGTCAAAGTCGATCTGCAAAAGCTGCTTGAGGGGGTGGTGATTTCGCCGGGATGCTGGAATCGCTGGCATACCATTATTGAACTTGCAGTTCAGCATGCGGGCGTCGACTCAGGAACCGTCGAGGCTTCCTCCTTAGATCGCGAACACCAGTACGCAGAATTTGTCGAGCCGAACAGGCAGGCTGCTGCGGTTAAAGACGCGTTTGACGTTGTCGCTCAGTGGCTCCAGGAGGAGTCCTTTTTTCCAGAGATCGATCGCTATCGCCTGGCGTTTATCGTGAGGGCCTGCAGGGATTTCATTGGGGCCGAACGAATTGCAGGAGTAGACTATCGCAATCGCGAAGAAAGTGAGTGGCAGAAGGCAGCGGAGAAGGCTCTGAGCGAACTTAAAGCGAGCGACTCCTCTGGCCGGTAG
- a CDS encoding DEAD/DEAH box helicase, with protein sequence MTLSELMESKFRGDIKFRGAAYLQAERVSVVRVTPESLFAVVRDGVEYQTQLSRDETSLKLSCSCMGTSANPSSNPHCKHLWATVLATDAGNYLTGAAKPGYVPPFAVEDDPFNLELPLDDWDEEDDVPVGETRLAVKTAERVKKVAVAPPPLREWETKLSELRRAMHDDDPSAAAGQGAERQIFYEIDVAGSDDAETIIIQTSQRQRRANGEWGKLKPLKLKPGRFEEIDDDEDRRILAHLVGGTPDRTSGNATETFAAAHRYRVPYDLCQLLLPAMCSTGRVRLAGDERVTDILQWDDGGLWELCLQVEQSPEKDTWRLHGLLRRGEERLSIREPELLVPGGLFVTPKFIAPFEDFDAFSWAPLLRRTDDIQVPSGEEHELVDRLLDMPALPRLELPPELTLEEVTFTPAPQLSVHAPGKSRWQHDRLKAEVLFSYDGATVRGSSPRWAIVQRHASRCLLRDRQREAELWSQLQDNGFRRLLDQRRGQHDVEVNARDLGHAVRRLVGLGWQIRADGKQVRQPQEMKFQVRSGLDWFELHGDVDFDGQRVSFPELLAALARGDGTILLDDGSLGILPEEWINRWGGLAGLGQADGEHLRFSMVQAGLLDALLSTQPSVDYDAQFTDTCQRLRDFEGIQQVKEPASFRGELRPYQREGVGWLKFLEDFRFGGCLADDMGLGKTIQMLAFLEARRKRAEKKRPTLVVVPKSLLFNWQQEAEKFTPDMKVLEYTGLERAKLRTDFEKYHLILTTYGTLRRDVLILKDVEFDYVVLDEAQAIKNAGSQVAKATRVLQAQHRIALSGTPIENHLGDLCSIFDFLNPGMLGRSSVFRLHAADPTDTETRRVLASGLKPLILRRTKQSVASELPEKLEQTIYCEMGEEQQRLYNELRDHYRDSLLGMVAEQGMARVKMHVLEALLRLRQAACHPALLDRATADDSSAKLDALCPQLEEILEEGHKALVFSQFTSMLSIVKKHLDHRNITYEYLDGQTRDRKERVERFQTDDKCGVFLISLKAGGLGLNLTAADYVFILDPWWNPAVETQAIDRAHRVGQTRPVFAYRLICKGTVEEKIADLQQQKRELADAILEQNNSLMQGLTTDDLKLLLS encoded by the coding sequence ATGACGTTGTCGGAGTTGATGGAGAGTAAGTTTCGCGGCGACATCAAGTTTCGCGGCGCTGCATACCTTCAGGCGGAGCGGGTCTCGGTCGTTCGCGTCACCCCGGAAAGTCTCTTCGCCGTGGTTCGCGACGGCGTGGAATATCAGACACAGCTTTCCCGCGACGAAACGAGCCTGAAGCTGTCGTGCAGTTGCATGGGGACATCGGCGAACCCTTCGAGCAATCCCCACTGCAAGCACCTCTGGGCCACCGTTCTGGCGACCGACGCCGGCAACTACCTCACCGGCGCCGCCAAGCCCGGTTACGTGCCGCCCTTCGCCGTCGAGGACGATCCGTTCAATCTCGAACTGCCCCTCGATGACTGGGACGAAGAAGACGACGTCCCGGTCGGCGAGACGCGACTTGCCGTCAAGACCGCCGAACGCGTCAAGAAAGTCGCCGTCGCCCCGCCGCCGCTGCGCGAGTGGGAAACGAAACTCAGCGAGCTCCGCCGGGCGATGCACGACGACGATCCGTCGGCAGCCGCCGGGCAGGGGGCCGAACGGCAGATCTTTTACGAAATCGACGTCGCCGGCAGCGACGACGCCGAAACGATCATCATTCAGACCTCGCAGCGGCAGCGCCGGGCCAACGGCGAGTGGGGAAAGCTGAAGCCCCTCAAGCTGAAGCCGGGCCGCTTCGAGGAAATCGACGACGACGAAGACCGCCGGATTCTCGCCCACCTCGTCGGCGGAACCCCCGACCGGACCTCCGGCAATGCGACCGAAACCTTCGCCGCCGCGCACCGCTATCGCGTCCCCTACGACCTCTGCCAGCTTCTACTGCCCGCCATGTGCAGCACCGGGCGCGTACGCCTCGCCGGCGACGAACGCGTCACCGACATTCTGCAGTGGGACGACGGCGGACTTTGGGAACTCTGCCTGCAGGTCGAACAGTCCCCCGAAAAAGACACCTGGCGGCTCCACGGGTTGTTGCGTCGCGGCGAAGAACGCCTCTCGATTCGCGAGCCGGAGTTGCTCGTGCCGGGCGGATTGTTCGTCACTCCGAAATTCATCGCCCCGTTCGAGGATTTTGACGCCTTCTCCTGGGCCCCGCTCCTGCGACGCACGGATGACATTCAGGTCCCCAGCGGCGAAGAACACGAGCTGGTCGACCGGCTGCTCGATATGCCCGCCCTGCCGCGGCTCGAACTCCCTCCCGAGCTGACGCTCGAAGAAGTCACGTTCACGCCGGCGCCGCAATTGTCGGTGCATGCCCCCGGCAAGTCGCGCTGGCAGCACGACCGCCTCAAGGCCGAAGTCCTCTTCAGCTACGACGGCGCCACCGTGCGGGGCTCCAGCCCCCGCTGGGCCATCGTCCAGCGGCATGCTTCGCGCTGCCTGCTGCGCGACCGCCAGCGCGAAGCCGAACTCTGGTCGCAATTGCAGGACAACGGCTTCCGCCGGCTGCTCGATCAGCGCCGCGGCCAGCACGACGTGGAAGTCAACGCCCGCGATCTGGGCCACGCAGTCCGTAGACTGGTCGGCCTCGGCTGGCAGATCCGCGCCGACGGCAAACAGGTCCGTCAGCCGCAGGAAATGAAGTTCCAGGTCCGCTCCGGGCTCGACTGGTTCGAACTCCACGGCGACGTCGATTTCGACGGGCAACGCGTCAGCTTCCCCGAACTGCTGGCCGCATTGGCCCGCGGCGACGGCACCATTCTCCTCGACGACGGTTCGCTGGGGATTCTCCCCGAAGAGTGGATCAATCGCTGGGGCGGGCTGGCGGGACTCGGCCAGGCCGACGGCGAGCACCTGCGCTTCAGCATGGTCCAGGCCGGCCTGCTGGACGCCCTGCTTTCGACTCAACCCTCGGTCGACTACGACGCGCAATTCACCGACACCTGCCAGCGTCTGCGGGATTTCGAAGGGATTCAGCAGGTCAAGGAACCGGCGTCGTTCAGGGGCGAACTCCGACCCTACCAGCGCGAAGGGGTCGGCTGGCTGAAGTTCCTCGAAGACTTCCGGTTCGGCGGCTGTCTGGCAGACGACATGGGTCTCGGCAAAACCATTCAGATGCTGGCTTTCCTGGAAGCCCGGCGGAAACGGGCCGAGAAAAAACGACCGACGCTCGTCGTCGTCCCCAAGTCGCTGCTGTTCAACTGGCAGCAGGAAGCCGAAAAGTTCACGCCGGATATGAAAGTCCTGGAGTACACCGGGCTCGAACGCGCCAAGCTGCGGACCGACTTCGAGAAGTATCACCTGATCCTCACAACGTACGGCACGCTCCGCCGGGACGTGCTGATCCTCAAGGACGTCGAGTTCGACTACGTCGTCCTCGACGAGGCCCAGGCGATCAAGAACGCCGGTTCGCAGGTCGCGAAAGCCACTCGCGTGCTGCAGGCGCAGCACCGCATCGCCCTCAGCGGTACGCCCATCGAAAACCACCTGGGCGATCTCTGCTCGATCTTCGATTTCCTCAATCCCGGCATGCTGGGACGCAGCTCGGTCTTCCGGCTGCACGCCGCCGACCCCACCGACACCGAAACCCGCCGCGTCCTGGCAAGCGGCCTGAAACCGCTGATTCTCCGCCGGACCAAGCAGAGCGTCGCCAGCGAACTGCCCGAAAAGCTGGAGCAGACGATCTACTGCGAAATGGGCGAGGAGCAGCAGCGGCTCTACAACGAACTGCGGGACCACTACCGCGATTCGCTGCTGGGCATGGTCGCCGAACAGGGGATGGCCCGCGTGAAAATGCACGTCCTCGAAGCCCTGCTGCGACTCCGGCAGGCCGCCTGTCACCCGGCCCTGCTGGACCGGGCCACCGCGGACGATTCGAGCGCCAAGCTCGACGCCCTCTGCCCGCAGCTCGAAGAAATCCTCGAGGAAGGCCACAAGGCGCTGGTCTTCTCCCAGTTCACCAGCATGCTGTCGATCGTCAAGAAGCACCTCGACCACCGCAACATCACCTACGAGTACCTCGACGGCCAGACTCGCGACCGCAAGGAACGGGTCGAGCGGTTCCAGACCGACGACAAGTGCGGCGTGTTCCTGATCAGCCTGAAGGCGGGCGGCCTGGGTCTCAACCTCACGGCCGCCGACTACGTCTTCATCCTCGATCCCTGGTGGAACCCGGCCGTGGAAACCCAGGCGATCGACCGCGCCCACCGCGTCGGCCAGACCCGCCCGGTCTTCGCCTACCGGCTCATCTGCAAGGGAACCGTCGAAGAGAAGATCGCCGACCTGCAGCAGCAGAAACGCGAACTCGCCGACGCCATCCTGGAACAGAACAACAGCCTGATGCAGGGCCTCACCACGGACGATCTGAAACTGCTGCTGTCTTGA
- a CDS encoding lactate racemase domain-containing protein, translating into MAQSPPPVLSEAEVRQWFATQVPLDDFRGKRVLLIIPDATRTAPLPLLFDALFHRLRPVVAQFDVLVALGTHPPLSETQICKLLGITEDERQKLFFQTGLFNHEWDREDRLLNLGTLTKDETSELSGGLLSLEVPVKINSRIKDYDTLLVLGPVFPHEVVGFSGGNKYFFPGIAGAEILNFFHWLGALITNHEIIGVKDTPVRRVVDRAASLIPVERRAITFAVAADASLHGLCYGTPEVAWNGAADLSSQIHIKRYPKPFKQVLSCAPPMYDELWVAGKCMYKLEPVVADSGELIIYAPHMHEVSIVHGRLIKEIGYHVRDYFTKQWDKFKDYPWGVLAHSTHVRGGGTFENGVERPRVQVTLASAISPEECAKINLGYRDPATINVESFADRENEGILLVRKAGEYLYRLG; encoded by the coding sequence ATGGCCCAGTCCCCGCCCCCCGTCCTGTCCGAAGCCGAAGTCCGTCAATGGTTCGCCACACAAGTTCCGCTGGACGATTTTCGCGGCAAGCGGGTACTGCTGATCATTCCGGACGCCACCCGCACGGCGCCGCTGCCGCTGCTGTTCGACGCGCTGTTTCACCGTCTTCGACCGGTGGTGGCGCAGTTCGACGTCCTCGTGGCGCTGGGTACGCATCCGCCGCTGTCGGAGACGCAGATCTGCAAGCTGCTCGGCATCACTGAGGACGAGCGGCAGAAGCTGTTCTTTCAGACCGGACTGTTCAATCACGAATGGGACCGCGAGGATCGGCTGCTGAATCTCGGCACGCTGACGAAGGACGAAACGTCTGAGCTGTCGGGCGGCCTGCTGTCGCTGGAAGTACCGGTCAAAATCAATTCCCGGATCAAGGACTACGACACGCTGCTGGTTCTCGGGCCGGTATTCCCGCACGAAGTGGTGGGATTCTCGGGGGGCAACAAGTACTTCTTCCCGGGGATCGCCGGCGCGGAGATTCTGAACTTCTTCCATTGGCTCGGGGCGCTGATCACCAACCACGAGATCATCGGCGTCAAGGACACGCCCGTCCGCCGGGTGGTCGACCGGGCGGCCTCGCTGATTCCCGTCGAACGCCGGGCGATCACGTTTGCCGTCGCGGCCGACGCCAGCCTGCATGGACTGTGCTATGGCACGCCCGAAGTGGCGTGGAACGGGGCGGCGGATCTGTCGAGCCAGATTCACATCAAGCGGTATCCGAAGCCGTTCAAGCAGGTCCTGTCATGCGCCCCGCCGATGTACGATGAGCTGTGGGTTGCCGGCAAGTGCATGTACAAGCTCGAACCGGTTGTCGCGGACAGCGGCGAGCTGATTATTTACGCCCCGCACATGCACGAGGTTTCAATCGTCCACGGCAGGCTGATCAAGGAAATCGGCTACCACGTCCGGGACTACTTCACGAAACAGTGGGACAAGTTCAAGGATTACCCGTGGGGCGTTCTGGCCCATTCGACCCACGTGCGGGGGGGCGGCACGTTTGAAAACGGCGTCGAGCGTCCGCGGGTCCAGGTCACGCTGGCGTCCGCGATTTCCCCCGAGGAGTGCGCGAAGATCAACCTCGGCTATCGCGACCCCGCCACGATTAACGTGGAATCCTTCGCCGATCGAGAAAATGAGGGAATTCTGCTCGTCCGGAAGGCGGGTGAGTATCTTTATCGGCTGGGGTAA
- the hisN gene encoding histidinol-phosphatase, translating into MAFSSTDVTSRLQFGLQVAREAQELILGHYQSPDLQVDSKRDTSPVTEADRGAELLIRDRLSHAFPNDAVLGEEFPEKSGTTSFRWILDPVDGTKSFVHGVPLFGTLIGIEHIDGDRKSCVAGICRFPALNEVVYAAKGEGAWWQIGDAAPRRARVSTVSTMEAATFCTTNMARWEKIGRRPAFDTLLRTVGLARGWGDCFGHILVATGRAEVMVDPALNPWDAAALVPILEEAGGHFIDWKGQPTIYGGNGISVNGALKDEILKIVNL; encoded by the coding sequence ATGGCCTTCTCGTCCACCGACGTTACTTCCCGCCTGCAGTTCGGTCTCCAGGTCGCCCGCGAGGCGCAGGAGCTGATTCTCGGTCATTACCAGAGCCCTGACCTGCAGGTCGACAGCAAGCGCGATACCTCCCCGGTCACTGAAGCCGACCGCGGCGCCGAACTGCTGATCCGGGATCGGCTGTCGCATGCGTTTCCGAACGACGCCGTGCTGGGGGAAGAATTCCCCGAGAAATCCGGCACGACCAGCTTCCGCTGGATTCTGGACCCGGTCGACGGAACCAAGTCGTTCGTCCACGGCGTTCCGCTGTTCGGCACGCTGATCGGCATCGAACACATTGACGGCGACAGGAAGTCTTGCGTGGCAGGCATCTGTCGTTTCCCGGCGCTCAACGAAGTCGTTTATGCGGCGAAGGGCGAGGGAGCGTGGTGGCAGATTGGCGACGCCGCTCCGCGCCGGGCGCGAGTTTCGACGGTTTCCACGATGGAAGCCGCGACGTTCTGCACGACGAACATGGCCCGCTGGGAGAAGATCGGCCGGCGGCCGGCCTTTGATACGCTGCTGCGGACGGTCGGCCTCGCCCGAGGGTGGGGAGACTGCTTCGGTCACATCCTGGTCGCGACCGGCCGGGCGGAAGTCATGGTCGACCCGGCGTTGAACCCGTGGGACGCGGCAGCGCTGGTGCCGATTCTGGAAGAAGCCGGCGGGCATTTTATCGACTGGAAGGGCCAGCCGACGATTTACGGCGGCAACGGGATTTCCGTGAACGGGGCGCTCAAAGATGAGATCCTCAAGATTGTGAATCTGTAG
- a CDS encoding macro domain-containing protein — translation MTILTVEGDVLDQPVEVIVNAWNRNVIPWWLLLPQGVSGAIKRRAGLGPFRELGRRGPIPLGGAVLTSAGKLPFRGIIHVAGINLLWRSSQRSVRLSTQSAMQLAIEHGFASIAFPLIGAGSGGGRPEQIEAWMQEELGQIAFSGEILIVRFRPNRR, via the coding sequence ATGACGATTTTGACCGTGGAAGGCGATGTGCTCGATCAACCGGTCGAGGTCATCGTCAACGCCTGGAATCGCAACGTCATTCCGTGGTGGCTGCTGCTGCCTCAGGGTGTCTCGGGGGCAATCAAACGCCGGGCGGGCCTCGGCCCGTTTCGCGAGCTTGGCCGGAGGGGACCGATTCCACTCGGTGGGGCGGTGCTGACGTCCGCCGGGAAACTGCCCTTTCGCGGCATCATTCATGTGGCGGGGATCAATCTGCTGTGGAGGTCATCACAGCGTTCCGTTCGGCTGTCGACCCAAAGTGCGATGCAGTTGGCGATTGAGCACGGTTTTGCGTCCATTGCGTTCCCGCTGATCGGGGCTGGTTCGGGCGGCGGACGTCCCGAACAAATTGAAGCCTGGATGCAGGAAGAACTCGGACAGATTGCGTTTTCCGGAGAAATTCTAATCGTCCGCTTTCGCCCAAATCGACGCTGA
- a CDS encoding carbon-nitrogen hydrolase family protein, whose product MKIAGVQMDVRIGDVAGNLQRMREHFVEARRNGATLVVFPECAVPGYCFDSREEALEFAQPVPGPAVQFMTGVCREHGGLAAFGMLEADGSRLFNTAVLVGPDGLVSRYRKVHLPFLGVDRFTDYGDEPFSVTEADGVRIGLNICYDAGFPEPARCLALLGADLIVLPTNWPPGAECAADYAINTRSLENTVYYIAVNRVGEERGFKFIGQSRICDPLGRTLAAAAHTDECILYADIDPAKARQKHSIRIPGTNEVNRIADRRPEMYGEIVRPHSLKRPGRG is encoded by the coding sequence ATGAAAATCGCCGGCGTCCAGATGGATGTGCGGATCGGCGATGTCGCCGGCAATCTGCAACGGATGCGGGAGCACTTCGTCGAGGCCCGTCGGAACGGGGCGACGCTCGTCGTCTTCCCGGAATGCGCGGTCCCCGGCTATTGCTTCGACAGCCGCGAGGAAGCCCTCGAATTCGCCCAGCCGGTCCCGGGGCCCGCGGTGCAGTTCATGACCGGCGTCTGCCGGGAACATGGCGGCCTGGCGGCGTTCGGAATGCTCGAAGCCGACGGATCACGGCTGTTCAATACCGCGGTCCTGGTCGGACCGGACGGTCTCGTCAGCCGCTACCGCAAGGTGCATCTTCCTTTCCTGGGCGTCGACCGCTTCACCGATTACGGCGATGAGCCGTTCTCCGTCACCGAAGCGGACGGCGTGCGGATCGGTCTCAATATCTGCTACGACGCCGGCTTTCCGGAACCGGCCCGCTGCCTGGCGCTGCTGGGAGCGGATCTGATCGTGCTGCCGACGAACTGGCCCCCCGGCGCCGAGTGCGCGGCCGACTACGCGATCAATACGCGATCGCTCGAAAACACGGTCTATTACATCGCGGTCAATCGCGTGGGCGAAGAGCGCGGCTTCAAGTTCATCGGCCAGAGCCGGATCTGCGACCCGCTCGGTCGGACGCTGGCCGCCGCGGCCCACACCGACGAGTGCATCCTCTACGCCGACATCGACCCGGCGAAGGCCCGCCAGAAGCACAGCATCCGGATTCCGGGGACGAACGAGGTGAACCGGATCGCCGATCGACGGCCGGAGATGTACGGGGAGATTGTGCGTCCGCATTCGCTGAAGCGGCCGGGGCGGGGCTGA